The DNA segment CCGGTAAGCGTTTCAAATCTTTGCAAAGCGTTCGTTTTCATCATCTCAAGATGCCTGGAATCTTGCGGCTGCAGATAAATTTTATGCCCCAAAAGCCCGCCTATCGCGCACGCTACGCAGCCTTGCAGCACCGCTTCGCTTTGCGTAGTTCTGTGTTCGCTAACCGCCACAGTCGTATCGCACAAGCAAAGCTCGCCTAAATTTAACCCGTCTTTTAGCACGGCAAGCGCGATTATTTTTTCAAATTCCGGCTCATAAGAGGTAAATCTAATCCGCAAATTTGCGCCCTTTAAACGAAAATCAAAATTCGTTCGTTTAAAAATTTTGCCGCTGGGCTCATGCCTATATCCCTCGTGCTCGACACTTGGCAGATAGCGGTAGATGTAGCCCTGGATGAGCTGGGGCAGCGCTTTTGAAATTTTTAAATTTGCACTTGGCAAACGTGAGATTATCGTGAGCATTTTCGTCCTTAAATTTAGTAAAATTTAGACGTAATTATAAAAAATCTTGCATTAAAAATCGGTTTTGCGCAAAAATACGGCGAAATTTCAAATTTTGCCCATCAAATTCGCTAAAATATCCGCAAAAATCACGCAAGGAGAGCAAATGAAATACGATTTTGACGCGCCGGTGGAGCGAGACGGGACGTATTCGTCAAAATGGAAAACGAGCGGAGACGAGCTGCCGATGTGGGTGGCGGATATGGATTTTAAGGTCGCGCCCGAAATTTTAGAAGCGCTGCAAAAGCGCCTGGATAACGGAGTTTTTGGCTATTCGTACGTGCCGCAGGAGTGGAGCGAGGCCGTCTGCTCGTGGTGGAGCAGGCGCCACGACGTCAAATTTGACCCAAATTGGCTGATTTTTTGTACGGGCGTGATCCCGATCATCAGCTCCGCGGTGCGCAAATTTACGAGCATGGGCGATAAAATCGTGATCCAAAGCCCCGTCTATCACGTCTTTTACCGCAGTATCGAAAACAACGGCAGGATCGCGCTTACAAACGAGCTAGCCTACGACGGGCGCGGCTATGATATAGACTTTGCCGACCTCGAAGAAAAGCTCGCCGACCCGCTAGCTACGATGTTTATCCTTTGCAACCCGCACAATCCCGTCGGCAAAATTTGGAGCGCCCAGAAGCTAGCCAAAATCGGCGAACTATGCGCCAAGCACGGCATTTTGGTGATCTCTGACGAGATTCATTGCGACATCACGAGCCCCGGCAAAAGCTACATGCCGTTTATCGGCGCGAGCGAGACTTGCAAAAACATCTCGATCACCTGCGTTTCGCCGACCAAAGCCTTTAACATCGCCGGCCTGCAAAGCTCCGCCGCCGTAGTGCCAAATCCCAAACTGCGCGCCAAAATGGCAAAAGCCATCAACGACGATGAGGTCGGCGAAGGCAATGCGTTTTCTTGTATCGCGACGATCGCGGCGTTCGAGCGAGGCGAAGCGTGGCTCGAGCAGATGCGCGAATACGTCTGGCAAAACCGCAAAATCGTGAGCGAGTTTTTGCAAAACGAACTGCCGCAGATCAGGCTTGTGGAGCAGGACGCCACGTATCTACTCTGGCTTGACTGCCGCGAAATTTGCGACGACGCGAGCGATTTTCATAAATTTTTACGCCAAAAAGCGGGGCTTTGGCTAAACGACGGCAACGCATACAGAGGTGCGGAAAAATGCTTCCTACGTCTAAACATCGCCACGCAAAGATCGCGCGTGCTAGAGGGGCTAAAACGCCTAAAATCAGGCGCCCTAGCCTACGCGAAAAGCAGGCAATAATATATTTACGAAAAATTGGGATAAAATTTAGACCTTTTTGGTATGATTTCCGCGTCCGACAAGAAAACCTCCTTTTTGTAACGACGCTTCGGCTCCCCCTGCCGAGGCGTTTTTTGTCTTATTCATTAAGCTTTTTTAGTTATAATCCTTCTCATAAATTTACTCCGCCTAGCTCAAATTTAAGCAAATTTAGCGCTTCAGGCGAAAGGACGAAAATGCTAACTCACATAGACGAAAACAACCGCCCCAAAATGGTCGACGTAAGCGACAAGGGCGTAACTACGCGCATAGCCGTGGCAAGCGGCGTCATAAAAATGTCGCGCGAAGCCTTTGACGCGATCAAAAACAACACCGGCAAAAAAGGTCCGGTCCTGCAAACCGCCGTCGTAGGCGCGATAATGGGCGCAAAAAAGACGAGCGAACTCATCCCGATGTGCCACCCGCTGCTAATCAGCGGCATAAACTGCGACATCGAGGAGCTAACCGAAATCTGCGCCTACAAGCTAACCGTTAGCGTCAAAATAGACGGCAAAACAGGCGTCGAGATGGAGGCGCTAACAGGCGTTAGCGTCGGTCTTCTAACTATCTACGATATGATAAAAGCGATAGATAAAACCATGCAGATAACAGACATCGCGCTAGAAAGCAAGAGCGGAGGCAAAAGTGGCGACTACGTGCGATCTAAATAAAGAACCCGAAATCTCATATCCAAATTTCTGGGAATACAAAATCATCCTGCTCCAAAGCAAAAATGCCGAAGCTATCGCGCGCGGCATCGTAGGCGAAAGGCAGCACAAGATAACACCGTCAAAATCTAGCAAAGAGGGCAAATACAAAAGCTACAATCT comes from the Campylobacter rectus genome and includes:
- a CDS encoding CRISPR-associated endoribonuclease Cas6 is translated as MLTIISRLPSANLKISKALPQLIQGYIYRYLPSVEHEGYRHEPSGKIFKRTNFDFRLKGANLRIRFTSYEPEFEKIIALAVLKDGLNLGELCLCDTTVAVSEHRTTQSEAVLQGCVACAIGGLLGHKIYLQPQDSRHLEMMKTNALQRFETLTGRRYEGEFELNLLWQNLQNPFNFYYGNNRSPVQAWQAKWKICAQPELINLILDAGVGSGCMNCGVGFVEVVEEKE
- a CDS encoding MalY/PatB family protein, producing MKYDFDAPVERDGTYSSKWKTSGDELPMWVADMDFKVAPEILEALQKRLDNGVFGYSYVPQEWSEAVCSWWSRRHDVKFDPNWLIFCTGVIPIISSAVRKFTSMGDKIVIQSPVYHVFYRSIENNGRIALTNELAYDGRGYDIDFADLEEKLADPLATMFILCNPHNPVGKIWSAQKLAKIGELCAKHGILVISDEIHCDITSPGKSYMPFIGASETCKNISITCVSPTKAFNIAGLQSSAAVVPNPKLRAKMAKAINDDEVGEGNAFSCIATIAAFERGEAWLEQMREYVWQNRKIVSEFLQNELPQIRLVEQDATYLLWLDCREICDDASDFHKFLRQKAGLWLNDGNAYRGAEKCFLRLNIATQRSRVLEGLKRLKSGALAYAKSRQ
- the moaC gene encoding cyclic pyranopterin monophosphate synthase MoaC, with product MLTHIDENNRPKMVDVSDKGVTTRIAVASGVIKMSREAFDAIKNNTGKKGPVLQTAVVGAIMGAKKTSELIPMCHPLLISGINCDIEELTEICAYKLTVSVKIDGKTGVEMEALTGVSVGLLTIYDMIKAIDKTMQITDIALESKSGGKSGDYVRSK
- a CDS encoding HP0495 family protein, whose product is MATTCDLNKEPEISYPNFWEYKIILLQSKNAEAIARGIVGERQHKITPSKSSKEGKYKSYNLSVLVNSNQERLEIFSALRRVCKYVL